A genomic segment from Oncorhynchus clarkii lewisi isolate Uvic-CL-2024 chromosome 12, UVic_Ocla_1.0, whole genome shotgun sequence encodes:
- the LOC139422972 gene encoding bromodomain and WD repeat-containing protein 3-like isoform X2, whose translation MAEEQCSQIEAELYYLIARFLQSGPCKKSAQILVEELEEYELIPKRWSWNGKQYKRNFQDWVILNQHIPADYLLRVCQQIGPLIDKEAPPSVPGVQTLLGLGRQSLLRTAKSCTHTEWSGTAVAALHRGRPPEPPVSFGKPPSIVSIMGARQATGTARFGHALPSYTYQHMKMHRRILGHLSSVYCVAFDRSGRRIFTGSDDCLVKIWSTDDGRLLSTLRGHAAEISDMAVNYENTLIASASCDKVIRVWCLRTCAPITVLQGHAASITSIQFCPAVKGPMRFLASTGADGMVCLWQWHSLSMKFVDRPVKFIERSRPGVQISTSSFSCGGMFLATGGTDHVIRVYYLGSETPMKLSELDAHMDKVVVVQFCNNSNSLRFVSGSRDGTARIWHYQQQEWKSITLDIATRLPGSAVVNGEDKTKLVPTMVAWDRGDRTVVTAVSNYLLKVWSSTTGQLLHVLSGHDDEVFVLEAHPFDRRIMLSAGHDGNIYMWDLAKGAKIRNFFNMIEGQGHGAAFDCKFSADGQHFACTDSHGHLLIFGFGCSRPYEKIPDQMFFHTDFRPLIRDANNFVLDEQTQQAPHLMPPPFLVDVDGNPHPTHYQRLVPGRESCKEEHLVPQLGYMANGDGEVVEQVIGQLTADEGQGESPLDVLIRQLQNQPDERRDQEREPEGEGAGERPEVVGSPPNVGLRRSGQVEGVRQMHHNAPRSQMATERDLLAWSRRVVVNEVQQGVLRVMEETRRAKGEVECSIYNTERRRKPVPSSPKTEQQAPCKRSLRRTQRKKKQTRPPPAYQTRSAGERRRVNRGRISDSQIDSDSDGEAEEQAEASDASSDGETQWQSDSSSSVSSSDYSDWTADAGINLQPPKRTSRRQVRPPGGSSSSEEAEGQGEEAGRKQAEEKKKKPKQTKQKKPSSSLSLAGCDAEEWLPPSWIMETIPRRSPFVPQMGDELMYFRQGHQAYVRAVHRAKAYSINPQKQPWNKLNLRDQESVKVVGIKYEVGPPTLCCLKLAFLHPISGKMTNESFSLKYHDMPDVIDFLVLQQFYDEAKERNWQTGVRFRSIIDDAWWFGSVEDQQPLQPEYPDSLFQCYAVKWDNSEREKMSPWDMEPISDEAELPEEVGDGVVVTEEEVKARLYSPQEGEWGAHSRDEDCQRVIFGINDLLTLDLAKAFASPVDLRDYPLYCTVVAYPTDLSTIHRRLENRFYRRISALMWEVRYIEHNARTFNEPQSPIVTAAKVVTDVLLRYIGDQSCTDILDLCHKVKTELSSGEDETAEVDVDSDTPGTSTGQQRANPSPKKRGVVLDVRAWRGQCRELLRRMMDGPDSEPFRQPVDLFTYPDYRDIIDTPMDLGTVTEALVVGNYENPMEFAKDVRLIFSNSKAYTPNKKSQIYTMTLSQSAFFERQIISIISDYKSAVQNQRRRSRQSVSYRKRLNSGGSSPPTSRPSSPKGKHKSGKKATPKKSQPSSKSQSRRPSQASESSSVVVEEDSQPSSSSSSGTGSHIGGPGADRVTRSRTTPIKNSERNRPLTNGARQSHRRRVLQEGEESGGSNSSSSSSSSSSLSSSDSDSDSESEVGKFVEGGDHDYSKAPCLKTRHKAKGKMDVSGKRRRKEEQEAEEAPERAKRARVQAEDEEEEEKDEEDDDKQDEDNEEEEEEEEEEEEPQPQREEEDDEEEPEEEEEPEEKEESEEDDSEQGEGGTEGGQKSSSRSKSGQVNTRNQGRRTVLYNDESDEESGTTEDPLNLGMSRSGRVRRMTEKARVSHLMGWNH comes from the exons GTGATCTTGAACCAGCACATCCCAGCAGACTACCTGCTGAGAGTATGCCAACAGATCGGTCCTCTCATAGACAAGGAGGCCCCACCTAGCGTCCCTGGAGTCCAGACCCTCCTGGGCTTGGGAAGGCAGTCTTTGCTTCGCACAGCTAAaa GTTGTACCCACACAGAATGGAGCGGAACTGCTGTTGCTGCGCTGCACCGGGGTCGCCCCCCAGAACCACCAGTCAGCTTTGGGAAGCCCCCCAGCATCG TGTCCATCATGGGTGCTCGCCAGGCTACTGGCACTGCCCGCTTCGGCCATGCCCTGCCGTCCTACACCTACCAGCATATGAAGATGCACAGGCGCATCCTGGGCCACCTGTCCTCTGTGTACTGTGTGGCCTTTGACCGCAGTGGCAGACGGATATTTACG GGTTCTGATGACTGTCTGGTGAAGATTTGGTCCACGGATGACGGCCGGCTGCTGTCCACCCTGCGTGGCCATGCGGCCGAGATCTCCGACATGGCAGTGAACTACGAGAACACGCTCATAGCCTCGGCCAGCTGTGATAAGGTCATCCGAGTGTGGTGCCTGCGCACCTGCGCCCCCATCACTGTGCTGCAGGGCCATGCAGCCTCCATCACCTCCATTCAG TTTTGTCCGGCTGTAAAAGGACCGATGCGCTTCCTGGCCTCCACGGGCGCAGACGGCATGGTGTGTTTATGGCAATGGCACTCGCTCAGCATGAAGTTTGT TGACCGGCCAGTCAAGTTCATTGAGCGGTCAAGGCCTGGGGTCCAGATTTCCACCTCCTCCTTCAGCTGTG GTGGGATGTTCCTGGCCACGGGCGGTACTGATCATGTGATCAGGGTGTATTACCTCGGCTCTGAAACACCCATGAAACTGTCTGAGTTGGATGCTCACATG GACAAAGTTGTGGTGGTCCAGTTTTGTAACAACAGTAACAG CCTGAGGTTTGTGAGTGGCAGCCGGGACGGCACGGCTAGGATCTGGCATTACCAACAGCAGGAGTGGAAGAGCATTACTCTGGACATAGCCACCAGACTACCAGG GAGTGCTGTTGTGAATGGCGAGGACAAGACCAAGCTGGTGCCGACAATGGTGGCCTGGGACCGCGGTGACCGCACGGTCGTCACAGCGGTCTCTAATTACCTGCTCAAAGTGTGGAGCTCTACCACGGGCCAGCTGCTGCATGTGCTGTCT GGTCATGATGATGAGGTGTTTGTCTTGGAGGCCCACCCATTTGACCGCCGCATCATGCTGTCtgctggtcacgatggcaacatcTACATGTGGGACCTCGCCAAGGGAGCGAAGATCCGCAACTTCTTCAACATG ATTGAGGGCCAAGGCCACGGTGCAGCGTTTGACTGTAAGTTCTCAGCTGATGGACAGCACTTTGCCTGCACTGACTCCCATGGCCACCTGCTCATCTTTGGCTTTGGCTGCAGCAGACCCTATGAGAAG ATTCCTGACCAGatgttcttccacactgacttccGGCCCCTGATCCGGGACGCCAATAACTTTGTCCTGGACGAGCAAACCCAGCAGGCGCCCCACCTCATGCCCCCTCCCTTCTTGGTGGATGTGGACGGtaacccccaccccacccactaCCAGCGCCTGGTGCCCGGCAGGGAGAGCTGCAAGGAGGAACATCTGGTGCCCCAGCTGGGCTACATGGCCAATG GTGATGGTGAGGTGGTGGAGCAGGTGATTGGCCAGCTAACAGCAGATGAGGGTCAGGGAGAAAGCCCATTGGATGTCCTGATCAGACAGTTGCAAAACCAGCCGGATGAGAGGCGGGACCAAGAGAGAGAGCCTGAAGGAGAGGGGG CTGGTGAGAGACCAGAGGTAGTGGGATCGCCCCCTAACGTGGGCCTGAGGAGGAGTGGTCAGGTGGAGGGGGTGCGTCAGATGCACCACAACGCCCCTCGCAGTCAGATGGCCACGGAGAGGGACCTGCTGGCCTGGAGCAGGAGGGTTGTGGTCAACGAAGTCCAGCAAGGggtcctccg ggtgatggaggagaccaGACGGGCCAAAGGTGAGGTGGAGTGTTCCATCTacaacacagagaggaggaggaagcctGTACCCAGTTCTCCTAAG ACTGAGCAGCAGGCTCCCTGCAAGCGCTCCCTGCGGCGGACCCAGAGGAAGAAGAAGCAGACCAGACCTCCACCAGCGTACCAGACCCGCTCAGCAGGAGAACGTCGCCGTGTGAACAGGGGGAGGATCTCTGACAGCCAGATAGACTCGGACAGCGATGGAGAG GCAGAGGAGCAGGCAGAAGCCAGCGACGCTTCCTCTGATGGGGAAACACAGTGGCAGAGTGACAGCAGTTCCAG TGTCTCCTCCAGTGACTACTCTGATTGGACAGCTGATGCGGGGATCAACCTCCAGCCCCCCAAGCGGACCAGCAGAAGGCAGGTCCGACCGCCCGGTGGCTCCAGCAGTTCAGAGGAGGCCGAGGGCCAGGGAGAGGAGGCCGGAAGGAAGCAGgcggaggagaagaagaagaagcccaAGCAGACCAAACAGAAG AAACCTAGctcgtctctgtctctggctgggTGTGATGCGGAGGAATGGCTGCCCCCCTCTTGGATCATGGAGACCATCCCCCGCCGCTCTCCTTTTGTGCCACAGATGGGTGACGAG CTGATGTACTTCAGGCAGGGCCACCAGGCCTACGTCAGGGCAGTGCACAGGGCCAAGGCCTACAGTATCAATCCTCAGAAACAGCCCTGGAACAAGCTCAACCTCAGG GACCAGGAGTCTGTGAAGGTGGTTGGCATTAAGTATGAGGTGGGCCCTCCCACCCTCTGTTGCCTAAAACTGGCCTTCCTGCACCCCATCTCAGGCAAAATGACCAATGAGTCATTCTCCTTAAA GTACCATGACATGCCGGATGTCATTGATTTCCTGGTGCTCCAGCAGTTCTATGACGAAGCTAAAGAGCGCAACTGGCAGACTG GTGTGCGCTTCCGGAGCATCATCGATGACGCCTGGTGGTTTGGCTCTGTGGAGGACCAACAGCCACTCCAGCCAGAGTACCCAGACAGCCTGTTCCAGTGCTACGCTGTCAA GTGGGATAATAGCGAGAGGGAGAAGATGAGCCCTTGGGACATGGAGCCCATTTCTGATGAAG CGGAGTTGCCAGAAGAGGTTGGTGACGGGGTGGTGGTgacagaggaggaggtgaaggctcgcctctacagcccccaggagGGGGAGTGGGGGGCTCACTCACGGGACGAGGACTGCCAGAGGGTCATCTTTGGCATCAACGATCTGCTTACACTGG ACCTGGCCAAGGCGTTTGCTTCACCTGTGGATCTGCGGGACTACCCCCTCTACTGCACTGTGGTGGCCTACCCCACTGACCTCAGCACCATCCACAGACGGCTGGAGAACCGCTTCTACAG GAGGATCTCGGCTCTGATGTGGGAGGTGCGCTACATCGAGCACAACGCCCGCACTTTCAACGAGCCCCAGAGCCCCATCGTGACAGCAGCCAAGGTGGTGACTGACGTGCTCCTCCGCTACATCGG GGACCAGAGCTGCACAGACATCTTAGATCTGTGCCACAAGGTGAAGACGGAGCTGAGCAGTGGAGAGGACGAG ACTGCTGAGGTGGACGTGGACTCTGACACTCCAGGGACATCCACAGGACAACAG CGGGCCAATCCCAGTCCTAAAAAGCGTGGGGTTGTGTTAGACGTTCGTGCGTGGCGGGGCCAATGTCGGGAGCTGTTGCGGCGTATGATGGAcggccctgactctgagcccttCAGACAGCCTGTGGACCTCTTCACCTACCCA gaCTATCGAGACATCATAGACACTCCCATGGACCTGGGGACTGTTACAGAGGCGCTGGTCGTCGGAAACTACGAGAACcccatggagtttgccaaagatGTCCGTCTCATTTTCAGCAACTCCAAAGCATATACACCTAACAAGAAGTCACAA ATCTACACCATGACCCTGAGCCAATCAGCCTTCTTTGAGAGACAAATCATCTCCATCATCTCCGACTACAAGTCTGCAGTCCAGAACCAGCGGAGGAGGAGTCGCCAGAGTGTCAGCTACAGGAAGAGGCTGAACAGTGGAGGCAGCTCCCCTCCCACCAGCCGACCCTCCAG TCCTAAAGGGAAGCACAAGTCGGGGAAGAAAGCAACACCCAAAAAATCCCAACCCTCATCTAAGAGCCAGTCTCGCAGGCCATCTCAGG CGTCGGAGTCGAGCAgcgtggtggtggaggaggacagccagccctcatcctcctccaGCTCCGGGACAGGCAGCCACATTGGGGGCCCAGGGGCCGACCGTGTCACCCGCAGTCGGACCACACCCATCAAGAACTCTG AGCGTAACAGACCTCTCACCAATGGTGCCAGACAGAGCCACCGGCGAAGAGTGCTGCAGGAGGGGGAGGAGTCTGGAGGATCCAATAGCTCCTCTTCATCATCGTCTTCCTCATCATTGTCCTCATCAGACAGTGATTCAGACAGTGAGTCGGAGGTTGGGAAGTTCGTGGAGGGAGGAGATCACGACTACAGCAAAGCTCCCTGCTTAAAGACCCGCCACAAAGCCAAGGGCAAGATGGACGTTTCTGGGAAGAGGAGGCGGAAAGAAGAACAGGAGGCGGAGGAGGCTCCAGAGAGAGCCAAGAGAGCACGAGTCCAggcagaggatgaggaggaggaggagaaggatgaagAAGATGACGACAAACAAGATGAAgacaatgaggaggaggaggaggaggaagaagaagaggaggagccgCAAccgcagagagaggaggaggatgacgaGGAGGAGCCTGAGGAGGAAGAAGAGCCTGAGGAAAAGGAGGAATCGGAGGAGGACGACTCTGAGCAGGGTGAGGGTGGGACAGAGGGCGGTCAGAAAAGCAGTAGCCGCAGTAAGTCTGGTCAGGTGAACACCCGGAACCAGGGCCGCAGGACAGTGTTGTACAACGACGAGTCAGATGAAGAGTCGGGGACCACAGAGGACCCCCTCAACCTAGGCATGTCCCGCTCAGGACGGGTACGTCGCATGACCGAAAAGGCCCGTGTCAGCCACCTCATGGGCTGgaaccactga
- the LOC139422972 gene encoding bromodomain and WD repeat-containing protein 3-like isoform X1, translated as MAEEQCSQIEAELYYLIARFLQSGPCKKSAQILVEELEEYELIPKRWSWNGKQYKRNFQDWVILNQHIPADYLLRVCQQIGPLIDKEAPPSVPGVQTLLGLGRQSLLRTAKSCTHTEWSGTAVAALHRGRPPEPPVSFGKPPSIVSIMGARQATGTARFGHALPSYTYQHMKMHRRILGHLSSVYCVAFDRSGRRIFTGSDDCLVKIWSTDDGRLLSTLRGHAAEISDMAVNYENTLIASASCDKVIRVWCLRTCAPITVLQGHAASITSIQFCPAVKGPMRFLASTGADGMVCLWQWHSLSMKFVDRPVKFIERSRPGVQISTSSFSCGGMFLATGGTDHVIRVYYLGSETPMKLSELDAHMDKVVVVQFCNNSNSLRFVSGSRDGTARIWHYQQQEWKSITLDIATRLPGSAVVNGEDKTKLVPTMVAWDRGDRTVVTAVSNYLLKVWSSTTGQLLHVLSGHDDEVFVLEAHPFDRRIMLSAGHDGNIYMWDLAKGAKIRNFFNMIEGQGHGAAFDCKFSADGQHFACTDSHGHLLIFGFGCSRPYEKIPDQMFFHTDFRPLIRDANNFVLDEQTQQAPHLMPPPFLVDVDGNPHPTHYQRLVPGRESCKEEHLVPQLGYMANGDGEVVEQVIGQLTADEGQGESPLDVLIRQLQNQPDERRDQEREPEGEGAGERPEVVGSPPNVGLRRSGQVEGVRQMHHNAPRSQMATERDLLAWSRRVVVNEVQQGVLRVMEETRRAKGEVECSIYNTERRRKPVPSSPKTEQQAPCKRSLRRTQRKKKQTRPPPAYQTRSAGERRRVNRGRISDSQIDSDSDGEAEEQAEASDASSDGETQWQSDSSSSVSSSDYSDWTADAGINLQPPKRTSRRQVRPPGGSSSSEEAEGQGEEAGRKQAEEKKKKPKQTKQKKPSSSLSLAGCDAEEWLPPSWIMETIPRRSPFVPQMGDELMYFRQGHQAYVRAVHRAKAYSINPQKQPWNKLNLRDQESVKVVGIKYEVGPPTLCCLKLAFLHPISGKMTNESFSLKYHDMPDVIDFLVLQQFYDEAKERNWQTGVRFRSIIDDAWWFGSVEDQQPLQPEYPDSLFQCYAVKWDNSEREKMSPWDMEPISDEAELPEEVGDGVVVTEEEVKARLYSPQEGEWGAHSRDEDCQRVIFGINDLLTLDLAKAFASPVDLRDYPLYCTVVAYPTDLSTIHRRLENRFYRRISALMWEVRYIEHNARTFNEPQSPIVTAAKVVTDVLLRYIGDQSCTDILDLCHKVKTELSSGEDETAEVDVDSDTPGTSTGQQRANPSPKKRGVVLDVRAWRGQCRELLRRMMDGPDSEPFRQPVDLFTYPDYRDIIDTPMDLGTVTEALVVGNYENPMEFAKDVRLIFSNSKAYTPNKKSQIYTMTLSQSAFFERQIISIISDYKSAVQNQRRRSRQSVSYRKRLNSGGSSPPTSRPSSPKGKHKSGKKATPKKSQPSSKSQSRRPSQASESSSVVVEEDSQPSSSSSSGTGSHIGGPGADRVTRSRTTPIKNSGITTQERNRPLTNGARQSHRRRVLQEGEESGGSNSSSSSSSSSSLSSSDSDSDSESEVGKFVEGGDHDYSKAPCLKTRHKAKGKMDVSGKRRRKEEQEAEEAPERAKRARVQAEDEEEEEKDEEDDDKQDEDNEEEEEEEEEEEEPQPQREEEDDEEEPEEEEEPEEKEESEEDDSEQGEGGTEGGQKSSSRSKSGQVNTRNQGRRTVLYNDESDEESGTTEDPLNLGMSRSGRVRRMTEKARVSHLMGWNH; from the exons GTGATCTTGAACCAGCACATCCCAGCAGACTACCTGCTGAGAGTATGCCAACAGATCGGTCCTCTCATAGACAAGGAGGCCCCACCTAGCGTCCCTGGAGTCCAGACCCTCCTGGGCTTGGGAAGGCAGTCTTTGCTTCGCACAGCTAAaa GTTGTACCCACACAGAATGGAGCGGAACTGCTGTTGCTGCGCTGCACCGGGGTCGCCCCCCAGAACCACCAGTCAGCTTTGGGAAGCCCCCCAGCATCG TGTCCATCATGGGTGCTCGCCAGGCTACTGGCACTGCCCGCTTCGGCCATGCCCTGCCGTCCTACACCTACCAGCATATGAAGATGCACAGGCGCATCCTGGGCCACCTGTCCTCTGTGTACTGTGTGGCCTTTGACCGCAGTGGCAGACGGATATTTACG GGTTCTGATGACTGTCTGGTGAAGATTTGGTCCACGGATGACGGCCGGCTGCTGTCCACCCTGCGTGGCCATGCGGCCGAGATCTCCGACATGGCAGTGAACTACGAGAACACGCTCATAGCCTCGGCCAGCTGTGATAAGGTCATCCGAGTGTGGTGCCTGCGCACCTGCGCCCCCATCACTGTGCTGCAGGGCCATGCAGCCTCCATCACCTCCATTCAG TTTTGTCCGGCTGTAAAAGGACCGATGCGCTTCCTGGCCTCCACGGGCGCAGACGGCATGGTGTGTTTATGGCAATGGCACTCGCTCAGCATGAAGTTTGT TGACCGGCCAGTCAAGTTCATTGAGCGGTCAAGGCCTGGGGTCCAGATTTCCACCTCCTCCTTCAGCTGTG GTGGGATGTTCCTGGCCACGGGCGGTACTGATCATGTGATCAGGGTGTATTACCTCGGCTCTGAAACACCCATGAAACTGTCTGAGTTGGATGCTCACATG GACAAAGTTGTGGTGGTCCAGTTTTGTAACAACAGTAACAG CCTGAGGTTTGTGAGTGGCAGCCGGGACGGCACGGCTAGGATCTGGCATTACCAACAGCAGGAGTGGAAGAGCATTACTCTGGACATAGCCACCAGACTACCAGG GAGTGCTGTTGTGAATGGCGAGGACAAGACCAAGCTGGTGCCGACAATGGTGGCCTGGGACCGCGGTGACCGCACGGTCGTCACAGCGGTCTCTAATTACCTGCTCAAAGTGTGGAGCTCTACCACGGGCCAGCTGCTGCATGTGCTGTCT GGTCATGATGATGAGGTGTTTGTCTTGGAGGCCCACCCATTTGACCGCCGCATCATGCTGTCtgctggtcacgatggcaacatcTACATGTGGGACCTCGCCAAGGGAGCGAAGATCCGCAACTTCTTCAACATG ATTGAGGGCCAAGGCCACGGTGCAGCGTTTGACTGTAAGTTCTCAGCTGATGGACAGCACTTTGCCTGCACTGACTCCCATGGCCACCTGCTCATCTTTGGCTTTGGCTGCAGCAGACCCTATGAGAAG ATTCCTGACCAGatgttcttccacactgacttccGGCCCCTGATCCGGGACGCCAATAACTTTGTCCTGGACGAGCAAACCCAGCAGGCGCCCCACCTCATGCCCCCTCCCTTCTTGGTGGATGTGGACGGtaacccccaccccacccactaCCAGCGCCTGGTGCCCGGCAGGGAGAGCTGCAAGGAGGAACATCTGGTGCCCCAGCTGGGCTACATGGCCAATG GTGATGGTGAGGTGGTGGAGCAGGTGATTGGCCAGCTAACAGCAGATGAGGGTCAGGGAGAAAGCCCATTGGATGTCCTGATCAGACAGTTGCAAAACCAGCCGGATGAGAGGCGGGACCAAGAGAGAGAGCCTGAAGGAGAGGGGG CTGGTGAGAGACCAGAGGTAGTGGGATCGCCCCCTAACGTGGGCCTGAGGAGGAGTGGTCAGGTGGAGGGGGTGCGTCAGATGCACCACAACGCCCCTCGCAGTCAGATGGCCACGGAGAGGGACCTGCTGGCCTGGAGCAGGAGGGTTGTGGTCAACGAAGTCCAGCAAGGggtcctccg ggtgatggaggagaccaGACGGGCCAAAGGTGAGGTGGAGTGTTCCATCTacaacacagagaggaggaggaagcctGTACCCAGTTCTCCTAAG ACTGAGCAGCAGGCTCCCTGCAAGCGCTCCCTGCGGCGGACCCAGAGGAAGAAGAAGCAGACCAGACCTCCACCAGCGTACCAGACCCGCTCAGCAGGAGAACGTCGCCGTGTGAACAGGGGGAGGATCTCTGACAGCCAGATAGACTCGGACAGCGATGGAGAG GCAGAGGAGCAGGCAGAAGCCAGCGACGCTTCCTCTGATGGGGAAACACAGTGGCAGAGTGACAGCAGTTCCAG TGTCTCCTCCAGTGACTACTCTGATTGGACAGCTGATGCGGGGATCAACCTCCAGCCCCCCAAGCGGACCAGCAGAAGGCAGGTCCGACCGCCCGGTGGCTCCAGCAGTTCAGAGGAGGCCGAGGGCCAGGGAGAGGAGGCCGGAAGGAAGCAGgcggaggagaagaagaagaagcccaAGCAGACCAAACAGAAG AAACCTAGctcgtctctgtctctggctgggTGTGATGCGGAGGAATGGCTGCCCCCCTCTTGGATCATGGAGACCATCCCCCGCCGCTCTCCTTTTGTGCCACAGATGGGTGACGAG CTGATGTACTTCAGGCAGGGCCACCAGGCCTACGTCAGGGCAGTGCACAGGGCCAAGGCCTACAGTATCAATCCTCAGAAACAGCCCTGGAACAAGCTCAACCTCAGG GACCAGGAGTCTGTGAAGGTGGTTGGCATTAAGTATGAGGTGGGCCCTCCCACCCTCTGTTGCCTAAAACTGGCCTTCCTGCACCCCATCTCAGGCAAAATGACCAATGAGTCATTCTCCTTAAA GTACCATGACATGCCGGATGTCATTGATTTCCTGGTGCTCCAGCAGTTCTATGACGAAGCTAAAGAGCGCAACTGGCAGACTG GTGTGCGCTTCCGGAGCATCATCGATGACGCCTGGTGGTTTGGCTCTGTGGAGGACCAACAGCCACTCCAGCCAGAGTACCCAGACAGCCTGTTCCAGTGCTACGCTGTCAA GTGGGATAATAGCGAGAGGGAGAAGATGAGCCCTTGGGACATGGAGCCCATTTCTGATGAAG CGGAGTTGCCAGAAGAGGTTGGTGACGGGGTGGTGGTgacagaggaggaggtgaaggctcgcctctacagcccccaggagGGGGAGTGGGGGGCTCACTCACGGGACGAGGACTGCCAGAGGGTCATCTTTGGCATCAACGATCTGCTTACACTGG ACCTGGCCAAGGCGTTTGCTTCACCTGTGGATCTGCGGGACTACCCCCTCTACTGCACTGTGGTGGCCTACCCCACTGACCTCAGCACCATCCACAGACGGCTGGAGAACCGCTTCTACAG GAGGATCTCGGCTCTGATGTGGGAGGTGCGCTACATCGAGCACAACGCCCGCACTTTCAACGAGCCCCAGAGCCCCATCGTGACAGCAGCCAAGGTGGTGACTGACGTGCTCCTCCGCTACATCGG GGACCAGAGCTGCACAGACATCTTAGATCTGTGCCACAAGGTGAAGACGGAGCTGAGCAGTGGAGAGGACGAG ACTGCTGAGGTGGACGTGGACTCTGACACTCCAGGGACATCCACAGGACAACAG CGGGCCAATCCCAGTCCTAAAAAGCGTGGGGTTGTGTTAGACGTTCGTGCGTGGCGGGGCCAATGTCGGGAGCTGTTGCGGCGTATGATGGAcggccctgactctgagcccttCAGACAGCCTGTGGACCTCTTCACCTACCCA gaCTATCGAGACATCATAGACACTCCCATGGACCTGGGGACTGTTACAGAGGCGCTGGTCGTCGGAAACTACGAGAACcccatggagtttgccaaagatGTCCGTCTCATTTTCAGCAACTCCAAAGCATATACACCTAACAAGAAGTCACAA ATCTACACCATGACCCTGAGCCAATCAGCCTTCTTTGAGAGACAAATCATCTCCATCATCTCCGACTACAAGTCTGCAGTCCAGAACCAGCGGAGGAGGAGTCGCCAGAGTGTCAGCTACAGGAAGAGGCTGAACAGTGGAGGCAGCTCCCCTCCCACCAGCCGACCCTCCAG TCCTAAAGGGAAGCACAAGTCGGGGAAGAAAGCAACACCCAAAAAATCCCAACCCTCATCTAAGAGCCAGTCTCGCAGGCCATCTCAGG CGTCGGAGTCGAGCAgcgtggtggtggaggaggacagccagccctcatcctcctccaGCTCCGGGACAGGCAGCCACATTGGGGGCCCAGGGGCCGACCGTGTCACCCGCAGTCGGACCACACCCATCAAGAACTCTGGTATTACTACACAGG AGCGTAACAGACCTCTCACCAATGGTGCCAGACAGAGCCACCGGCGAAGAGTGCTGCAGGAGGGGGAGGAGTCTGGAGGATCCAATAGCTCCTCTTCATCATCGTCTTCCTCATCATTGTCCTCATCAGACAGTGATTCAGACAGTGAGTCGGAGGTTGGGAAGTTCGTGGAGGGAGGAGATCACGACTACAGCAAAGCTCCCTGCTTAAAGACCCGCCACAAAGCCAAGGGCAAGATGGACGTTTCTGGGAAGAGGAGGCGGAAAGAAGAACAGGAGGCGGAGGAGGCTCCAGAGAGAGCCAAGAGAGCACGAGTCCAggcagaggatgaggaggaggaggagaaggatgaagAAGATGACGACAAACAAGATGAAgacaatgaggaggaggaggaggaggaagaagaagaggaggagccgCAAccgcagagagaggaggaggatgacgaGGAGGAGCCTGAGGAGGAAGAAGAGCCTGAGGAAAAGGAGGAATCGGAGGAGGACGACTCTGAGCAGGGTGAGGGTGGGACAGAGGGCGGTCAGAAAAGCAGTAGCCGCAGTAAGTCTGGTCAGGTGAACACCCGGAACCAGGGCCGCAGGACAGTGTTGTACAACGACGAGTCAGATGAAGAGTCGGGGACCACAGAGGACCCCCTCAACCTAGGCATGTCCCGCTCAGGACGGGTACGTCGCATGACCGAAAAGGCCCGTGTCAGCCACCTCATGGGCTGgaaccactga